A part of Oryctolagus cuniculus chromosome 15, mOryCun1.1, whole genome shotgun sequence genomic DNA contains:
- the ADAM8 gene encoding disintegrin and metalloproteinase domain-containing protein 8 isoform X4 produces MCGLGSWPLSWLWLQAIALAAPWPHVEPYEVVWPRRLLGPRARRALPTHSDLYPENVSYILKAGGLRFTLHLRKNRDLLSPGYTETYTAANGSEVTELLHGQDHCLYQGYVEGHLHSAASLSTCAGLRGFFRAGSAIHLIEPLDGVEEGRHMLYQAEHLLPKAGTCGVSNASLDSLLGPRVSPAFRPRNGPLSRETRYVELFVVTDTAEFQKWRSREAVQRRVLEVVNHVDKLYQDLNMRVVLVGLEMWVARDGFRVSPQANDTLEAFLHWRAQHLLGKPHDNAQLITGVDFSGTTVGLAKVSSMCTFHSGAVNQDHSQNPVGVASTMAHELGHNLGMNHDENIQGCYCPVPRETGGCIMASSISSRFPRMFSHCSQTDLETFLEGPQTGCLANAPDPRRLVGGPTCGNRFVEQGEQCDCGPPQACGNRCCNATTCQLVEGAMCAHGACCHECQVKPAGEPCRPSKDACDLEEFCDGQQPACPEDEFQENGTPCPGGFCYNGHCPSLAQRCQELWGPGARAALDTCFTYSISPGCQGRIPSGLGQVDWCGVLFCEGGLQPPTRRSCTLTSHSATCQALFTEDSSAYEAVPQGTRCGPGKVCWDGRCQGLHVYRSRNCSAQCHNHGVCNHKRECHCQAGWAPPHCAEPLTDRRTASRRLPISVLVALVLLAAGVAALAGGISYCKAWYRAHGSLQPLCPGCPSPFLSTPSRRQTS; encoded by the exons CGAttgccctggctgccccctggCCCCACGTGGAGCCCTACGAGGTGGTGTGGCCACGGCGCCTGCTTGGACCCCGTGCCCGCCGAGCCCTTCCCACCCACTCG GATCTGTACCCAGAGAACGTGAGCTATATCCTCAAGGCTGGGGGCCTCCGCTTCACCCTGCACCTTCGCAAGAACAG GGACCTGCTGAGCCCAGGCTACACAGAGACCTACACCGCTGCTAACGGCTCGGAGGTGACAGAGCTGCTGCACGGGCAG GACCATTGCCTCTACCAGGGCTATGTGGAGGGCCACCTGCACTCGGCCGCCAGCCTCAGCACCTGTGCCGGCCTCAG gggTTTCTTCCGGGCGGGCTCCGCCATCCACCTGATCGAGCCCTTGGATGGGGTTGAGGAGGGGCGGCACATGCTGTACCAGGCGGAGCACCTGCTGCCCAAGGCTGGGACCTGTGGGGTCAGCAACGCCAGCCTGGACAGCCTGCTGGGGCCTCGGGTCTCGCCAGCCTTCAGGCCCCGG AATGGGCCGCTGTCCCGAGAGACCCGCTATGTGGAGCTGTTCGTGGTCACGGACACTGCAGAG TtccagaagtggaggagcagagaGGCCGTGCAGAGGCGGGTGCTGGAGGTGGTCAACCACGTGGACAAG CTGTACCAGGACCTGAACATGCGGGTGGTGCTGGTGGGTCTGGAGATGTGGGTGGCCCGGGACGGCTTCCGGGTCAGCCCCCAGGCCAACGACACACTGGAGGCCTTCCTCCACTGGCGGGCACAGCACCTGCTGGGGAAGCCGCATGACAACGCTCAGCTCATCAC GGGGGTCGACTTCTCTGGGACCACCGTGGGGCTGGCTAAGGTGTCTTCCATGTGCACCTTCCACTCGGGGGCTGTGAACCAG GACCACAGCCAGAACCCTGTCGGTGTGGCGTCCACCATGGCCCATGAGCTGGGCCACAACCTGGGCATGAATCATGACGAGAACATCCAGGGCTGCTActgccctgtccccagggagACTGGTGGCTGCATCATGGCCTCCAGCATCAG CTCCAGGTTCCCCAGGATGTTCAGCCACTGTAGCCAGACCGACCTGGAGACCTTCCTGGAGGGGCCGCAGACGGGCTGCCTGGCCAATGCCCCCGACCCCCGCCGGCTGGTGGGCGGCCCCACCTGCGGGAACCGGTTTGTGGAGCAGGGGGAGCAGTGTGACTGCGGCCCCCCCCAG GCCTGTGGGAACCGCTGCTGCAATGCCACCACCTGCCAGCTGGTCGAGGGGGCCATGTGTGCCCACGGTGCCTGCTGCCACGAGTGCCAG GTGAAGCCGGCGGGCGAGCCGTGTCGCCCCTCGAAGGATGCGTGTGACCTGGAGGAATTCTGTGACGGCCAGCAGCCCGCGTGCCCCGAGGATGAGTTCCAGGAGAACGGCACCCCCTGCCCCGGGGGCTTCTGCTACAATGGGCACTGCCCCTCACTGGCCCAGCGCTGCCAGGAGCTGTGGGGGCCAG gtgcacgGGCAGCCCTGGACACCTGCTTCACCTACAGCATCTCCCCAGGATGCCAGGGCAGGATCCCCTCCGGCTTGGGCCA ggTCGACTGGTGTGGCGTCCTGTTCTGTGAGGGGGGGCTGCAGCCCCCGACACGCAGGTCCTGCACCCTCACCTCCCACTCGGCGACCTGCCAGGCTCTGTTCACGGAGGACTCCAGTGCCTACGAGGCCGTGCCCCAGGGCACCCGGTGTGGCCCGGGCAAG GTCTGCTGGGATGGACGCTGCCAGGGCCTCCATGTCTACAGATCCCGGAACTGCTCCGCCCAGTGCCACAACCACGGG GTCTGCAACCACAAGCGGGAGTGTCACTGCCAGGCAGGCTGGGCCCCGCCCCACTGCGCAGAGCCACTGACCGACAGGCGCACAG CCTCCAGGAGACTTCCGATCAGCGTGCTGGTGGCCCTGGTGCTCCTGGCAGCTGGGGTGGCCGCGCTGGCAGGCGGCATCAGCTACTGCAAGGCTTGGTACCGCGCTCACGGGAG CCTCCAGCCGCTGtgtccaggctgcccctccccgTTCCTGTCTACACCCAGCAGGCGCCAGACCAG CTGA
- the ADAM8 gene encoding disintegrin and metalloproteinase domain-containing protein 8 isoform X1, whose product MCGLGSWPLSWLWLQAIALAAPWPHVEPYEVVWPRRLLGPRARRALPTHSDLYPENVSYILKAGGLRFTLHLRKNRDLLSPGYTETYTAANGSEVTELLHGQDHCLYQGYVEGHLHSAASLSTCAGLRGFFRAGSAIHLIEPLDGVEEGRHMLYQAEHLLPKAGTCGVSNASLDSLLGPRVSPAFRPRNGPLSRETRYVELFVVTDTAEFQKWRSREAVQRRVLEVVNHVDKLYQDLNMRVVLVGLEMWVARDGFRVSPQANDTLEAFLHWRAQHLLGKPHDNAQLITGVDFSGTTVGLAKVSSMCTFHSGAVNQDHSQNPVGVASTMAHELGHNLGMNHDENIQGCYCPVPRETGGCIMASSISSRFPRMFSHCSQTDLETFLEGPQTGCLANAPDPRRLVGGPTCGNRFVEQGEQCDCGPPQACGNRCCNATTCQLVEGAMCAHGACCHECQVKPAGEPCRPSKDACDLEEFCDGQQPACPEDEFQENGTPCPGGFCYNGHCPSLAQRCQELWGPGARAALDTCFTYSISPGCQGRIPSGLGQVDWCGVLFCEGGLQPPTRRSCTLTSHSATCQALFTEDSSAYEAVPQGTRCGPGKVCWDGRCQGLHVYRSRNCSAQCHNHGVCNHKRECHCQAGWAPPHCAEPLTDRRTASRRLPISVLVALVLLAAGVAALAGGISYCKAWYRAHGRSTAPKATVGLSNPLFQQRGRAPDPSQGPAELVSPSQPPRPAASSVTPQRPPPAPPAAVSRLPLPVPVYTQQAPDQLRPAPPTKPLPGLKPRQVRGLGVGPTLQPPFPRACVTVWATAASDGRSPASLCPESAPFPSQRP is encoded by the exons CGAttgccctggctgccccctggCCCCACGTGGAGCCCTACGAGGTGGTGTGGCCACGGCGCCTGCTTGGACCCCGTGCCCGCCGAGCCCTTCCCACCCACTCG GATCTGTACCCAGAGAACGTGAGCTATATCCTCAAGGCTGGGGGCCTCCGCTTCACCCTGCACCTTCGCAAGAACAG GGACCTGCTGAGCCCAGGCTACACAGAGACCTACACCGCTGCTAACGGCTCGGAGGTGACAGAGCTGCTGCACGGGCAG GACCATTGCCTCTACCAGGGCTATGTGGAGGGCCACCTGCACTCGGCCGCCAGCCTCAGCACCTGTGCCGGCCTCAG gggTTTCTTCCGGGCGGGCTCCGCCATCCACCTGATCGAGCCCTTGGATGGGGTTGAGGAGGGGCGGCACATGCTGTACCAGGCGGAGCACCTGCTGCCCAAGGCTGGGACCTGTGGGGTCAGCAACGCCAGCCTGGACAGCCTGCTGGGGCCTCGGGTCTCGCCAGCCTTCAGGCCCCGG AATGGGCCGCTGTCCCGAGAGACCCGCTATGTGGAGCTGTTCGTGGTCACGGACACTGCAGAG TtccagaagtggaggagcagagaGGCCGTGCAGAGGCGGGTGCTGGAGGTGGTCAACCACGTGGACAAG CTGTACCAGGACCTGAACATGCGGGTGGTGCTGGTGGGTCTGGAGATGTGGGTGGCCCGGGACGGCTTCCGGGTCAGCCCCCAGGCCAACGACACACTGGAGGCCTTCCTCCACTGGCGGGCACAGCACCTGCTGGGGAAGCCGCATGACAACGCTCAGCTCATCAC GGGGGTCGACTTCTCTGGGACCACCGTGGGGCTGGCTAAGGTGTCTTCCATGTGCACCTTCCACTCGGGGGCTGTGAACCAG GACCACAGCCAGAACCCTGTCGGTGTGGCGTCCACCATGGCCCATGAGCTGGGCCACAACCTGGGCATGAATCATGACGAGAACATCCAGGGCTGCTActgccctgtccccagggagACTGGTGGCTGCATCATGGCCTCCAGCATCAG CTCCAGGTTCCCCAGGATGTTCAGCCACTGTAGCCAGACCGACCTGGAGACCTTCCTGGAGGGGCCGCAGACGGGCTGCCTGGCCAATGCCCCCGACCCCCGCCGGCTGGTGGGCGGCCCCACCTGCGGGAACCGGTTTGTGGAGCAGGGGGAGCAGTGTGACTGCGGCCCCCCCCAG GCCTGTGGGAACCGCTGCTGCAATGCCACCACCTGCCAGCTGGTCGAGGGGGCCATGTGTGCCCACGGTGCCTGCTGCCACGAGTGCCAG GTGAAGCCGGCGGGCGAGCCGTGTCGCCCCTCGAAGGATGCGTGTGACCTGGAGGAATTCTGTGACGGCCAGCAGCCCGCGTGCCCCGAGGATGAGTTCCAGGAGAACGGCACCCCCTGCCCCGGGGGCTTCTGCTACAATGGGCACTGCCCCTCACTGGCCCAGCGCTGCCAGGAGCTGTGGGGGCCAG gtgcacgGGCAGCCCTGGACACCTGCTTCACCTACAGCATCTCCCCAGGATGCCAGGGCAGGATCCCCTCCGGCTTGGGCCA ggTCGACTGGTGTGGCGTCCTGTTCTGTGAGGGGGGGCTGCAGCCCCCGACACGCAGGTCCTGCACCCTCACCTCCCACTCGGCGACCTGCCAGGCTCTGTTCACGGAGGACTCCAGTGCCTACGAGGCCGTGCCCCAGGGCACCCGGTGTGGCCCGGGCAAG GTCTGCTGGGATGGACGCTGCCAGGGCCTCCATGTCTACAGATCCCGGAACTGCTCCGCCCAGTGCCACAACCACGGG GTCTGCAACCACAAGCGGGAGTGTCACTGCCAGGCAGGCTGGGCCCCGCCCCACTGCGCAGAGCCACTGACCGACAGGCGCACAG CCTCCAGGAGACTTCCGATCAGCGTGCTGGTGGCCCTGGTGCTCCTGGCAGCTGGGGTGGCCGCGCTGGCAGGCGGCATCAGCTACTGCAAGGCTTGGTACCGCGCTCACGGGAG GAGCACAGCGCCCAAGGCCACTGTGGGGCTCTCCAACCCCCTCTTCCAGCAGCGGGGCCGAGCCCCggaccccagccagggccccgcAGAGCTGGTCTCCCCCAGCCAGCCTCCCAGGCCCGCAGCTTCCTCTGTGACCCCTCAGAGGCCCCCCCCTGCT CCTCCAGCCGCTGtgtccaggctgcccctccccgTTCCTGTCTACACCCAGCAGGCGCCAGACCAG CTGAGACCTGCCCCGCCCACCAAGCCCCTCCCAGGGCTGAAGCCCAGGCAGGTaagaggcctgggggtggggccaaCTCTGCAACCTCCCTTCCCAAGGGCCTGTGTCACCGTGTGGGCCACAGCAGCCTCTGATGGGCGCAGCCCCGCCTCTCTCTGTCCCGAGTCAGCCCCCTTCCCTTCTCAGCGGCCGTGA
- the ADAM8 gene encoding disintegrin and metalloproteinase domain-containing protein 8 isoform X2, producing MCGLGSWPLSWLWLQAIALAAPWPHVEPYEVVWPRRLLGPRARRALPTHSDLYPENVSYILKAGGLRFTLHLRKNRDLLSPGYTETYTAANGSEVTELLHGQDHCLYQGYVEGHLHSAASLSTCAGLRGFFRAGSAIHLIEPLDGVEEGRHMLYQAEHLLPKAGTCGVSNASLDSLLGPRVSPAFRPRNGPLSRETRYVELFVVTDTAEFQKWRSREAVQRRVLEVVNHVDKLYQDLNMRVVLVGLEMWVARDGFRVSPQANDTLEAFLHWRAQHLLGKPHDNAQLITGVDFSGTTVGLAKVSSMCTFHSGAVNQDHSQNPVGVASTMAHELGHNLGMNHDENIQGCYCPVPRETGGCIMASSISSRFPRMFSHCSQTDLETFLEGPQTGCLANAPDPRRLVGGPTCGNRFVEQGEQCDCGPPQACGNRCCNATTCQLVEGAMCAHGACCHECQVKPAGEPCRPSKDACDLEEFCDGQQPACPEDEFQENGTPCPGGFCYNGHCPSLAQRCQELWGPGARAALDTCFTYSISPGCQGRIPSGLGQVDWCGVLFCEGGLQPPTRRSCTLTSHSATCQALFTEDSSAYEAVPQGTRCGPGKVCWDGRCQGLHVYRSRNCSAQCHNHGVCNHKRECHCQAGWAPPHCAEPLTDRRTASRRLPISVLVALVLLAAGVAALAGGISYCKAWYRAHGRSTAPKATVGLSNPLFQQRGRAPDPSQGPAELVSPSQPPRPAASSVTPQRPPPAPPAAVSRLPLPVPVYTQQAPDQLRPAPPTKPLPGLKPRQVLKPTCTPPLPPVKARAGEVPAAMTQGAAGPKAVLKPPVPRR from the exons CGAttgccctggctgccccctggCCCCACGTGGAGCCCTACGAGGTGGTGTGGCCACGGCGCCTGCTTGGACCCCGTGCCCGCCGAGCCCTTCCCACCCACTCG GATCTGTACCCAGAGAACGTGAGCTATATCCTCAAGGCTGGGGGCCTCCGCTTCACCCTGCACCTTCGCAAGAACAG GGACCTGCTGAGCCCAGGCTACACAGAGACCTACACCGCTGCTAACGGCTCGGAGGTGACAGAGCTGCTGCACGGGCAG GACCATTGCCTCTACCAGGGCTATGTGGAGGGCCACCTGCACTCGGCCGCCAGCCTCAGCACCTGTGCCGGCCTCAG gggTTTCTTCCGGGCGGGCTCCGCCATCCACCTGATCGAGCCCTTGGATGGGGTTGAGGAGGGGCGGCACATGCTGTACCAGGCGGAGCACCTGCTGCCCAAGGCTGGGACCTGTGGGGTCAGCAACGCCAGCCTGGACAGCCTGCTGGGGCCTCGGGTCTCGCCAGCCTTCAGGCCCCGG AATGGGCCGCTGTCCCGAGAGACCCGCTATGTGGAGCTGTTCGTGGTCACGGACACTGCAGAG TtccagaagtggaggagcagagaGGCCGTGCAGAGGCGGGTGCTGGAGGTGGTCAACCACGTGGACAAG CTGTACCAGGACCTGAACATGCGGGTGGTGCTGGTGGGTCTGGAGATGTGGGTGGCCCGGGACGGCTTCCGGGTCAGCCCCCAGGCCAACGACACACTGGAGGCCTTCCTCCACTGGCGGGCACAGCACCTGCTGGGGAAGCCGCATGACAACGCTCAGCTCATCAC GGGGGTCGACTTCTCTGGGACCACCGTGGGGCTGGCTAAGGTGTCTTCCATGTGCACCTTCCACTCGGGGGCTGTGAACCAG GACCACAGCCAGAACCCTGTCGGTGTGGCGTCCACCATGGCCCATGAGCTGGGCCACAACCTGGGCATGAATCATGACGAGAACATCCAGGGCTGCTActgccctgtccccagggagACTGGTGGCTGCATCATGGCCTCCAGCATCAG CTCCAGGTTCCCCAGGATGTTCAGCCACTGTAGCCAGACCGACCTGGAGACCTTCCTGGAGGGGCCGCAGACGGGCTGCCTGGCCAATGCCCCCGACCCCCGCCGGCTGGTGGGCGGCCCCACCTGCGGGAACCGGTTTGTGGAGCAGGGGGAGCAGTGTGACTGCGGCCCCCCCCAG GCCTGTGGGAACCGCTGCTGCAATGCCACCACCTGCCAGCTGGTCGAGGGGGCCATGTGTGCCCACGGTGCCTGCTGCCACGAGTGCCAG GTGAAGCCGGCGGGCGAGCCGTGTCGCCCCTCGAAGGATGCGTGTGACCTGGAGGAATTCTGTGACGGCCAGCAGCCCGCGTGCCCCGAGGATGAGTTCCAGGAGAACGGCACCCCCTGCCCCGGGGGCTTCTGCTACAATGGGCACTGCCCCTCACTGGCCCAGCGCTGCCAGGAGCTGTGGGGGCCAG gtgcacgGGCAGCCCTGGACACCTGCTTCACCTACAGCATCTCCCCAGGATGCCAGGGCAGGATCCCCTCCGGCTTGGGCCA ggTCGACTGGTGTGGCGTCCTGTTCTGTGAGGGGGGGCTGCAGCCCCCGACACGCAGGTCCTGCACCCTCACCTCCCACTCGGCGACCTGCCAGGCTCTGTTCACGGAGGACTCCAGTGCCTACGAGGCCGTGCCCCAGGGCACCCGGTGTGGCCCGGGCAAG GTCTGCTGGGATGGACGCTGCCAGGGCCTCCATGTCTACAGATCCCGGAACTGCTCCGCCCAGTGCCACAACCACGGG GTCTGCAACCACAAGCGGGAGTGTCACTGCCAGGCAGGCTGGGCCCCGCCCCACTGCGCAGAGCCACTGACCGACAGGCGCACAG CCTCCAGGAGACTTCCGATCAGCGTGCTGGTGGCCCTGGTGCTCCTGGCAGCTGGGGTGGCCGCGCTGGCAGGCGGCATCAGCTACTGCAAGGCTTGGTACCGCGCTCACGGGAG GAGCACAGCGCCCAAGGCCACTGTGGGGCTCTCCAACCCCCTCTTCCAGCAGCGGGGCCGAGCCCCggaccccagccagggccccgcAGAGCTGGTCTCCCCCAGCCAGCCTCCCAGGCCCGCAGCTTCCTCTGTGACCCCTCAGAGGCCCCCCCCTGCT CCTCCAGCCGCTGtgtccaggctgcccctccccgTTCCTGTCTACACCCAGCAGGCGCCAGACCAG CTGAGACCTGCCCCGCCCACCAAGCCCCTCCCAGGGCTGAAGCCCAGGCAG GTCCTGAAGCCCACCTGTACACCCCCATTGCCACCAgtgaaggccagggctggggaggttCCTGCTGCCATGACCCAG GGGGCTGCTGGCCCAAAGGCTGTCCTGAAGCCCCCTGTCCCGAGGAGGTGA
- the ADAM8 gene encoding disintegrin and metalloproteinase domain-containing protein 8 isoform X3, whose amino-acid sequence MCGLGSWPLSWLWLQAIALAAPWPHVEPYEVVWPRRLLGPRARRALPTHSDLYPENVSYILKAGGLRFTLHLRKNRDLLSPGYTETYTAANGSEVTELLHGQDHCLYQGYVEGHLHSAASLSTCAGLRGFFRAGSAIHLIEPLDGVEEGRHMLYQAEHLLPKAGTCGVSNASLDSLLGPRVSPAFRPRNGPLSRETRYVELFVVTDTAEFQKWRSREAVQRRVLEVVNHVDKLYQDLNMRVVLVGLEMWVARDGFRVSPQANDTLEAFLHWRAQHLLGKPHDNAQLITGVDFSGTTVGLAKVSSMCTFHSGAVNQDHSQNPVGVASTMAHELGHNLGMNHDENIQGCYCPVPRETGGCIMASSISSRFPRMFSHCSQTDLETFLEGPQTGCLANAPDPRRLVGGPTCGNRFVEQGEQCDCGPPQACGNRCCNATTCQLVEGAMCAHGACCHECQVKPAGEPCRPSKDACDLEEFCDGQQPACPEDEFQENGTPCPGGFCYNGHCPSLAQRCQELWGPGARAALDTCFTYSISPGCQGRIPSGLGQVDWCGVLFCEGGLQPPTRRSCTLTSHSATCQALFTEDSSAYEAVPQGTRCGPGKVCWDGRCQGLHVYRSRNCSAQCHNHGVCNHKRECHCQAGWAPPHCAEPLTDRRTASRRLPISVLVALVLLAAGVAALAGGISYCKAWYRAHGRSTAPKATVGLSNPLFQQRGRAPDPSQGPAELVSPSQPPRPAASSVTPQRPPPAPPAAVSRLPLPVPVYTQQAPDQLRPAPPTKPLPGLKPRQVLKPTCTPPLPPVKARAGEVPAAMTQVSPGRGWGVGSVPCQGAAPPPRGLAVPLPCRAAFSGHLTNSGGYLIKAETSSAKAHLTSEDFPDCGFCCCRFCLFPLLV is encoded by the exons CGAttgccctggctgccccctggCCCCACGTGGAGCCCTACGAGGTGGTGTGGCCACGGCGCCTGCTTGGACCCCGTGCCCGCCGAGCCCTTCCCACCCACTCG GATCTGTACCCAGAGAACGTGAGCTATATCCTCAAGGCTGGGGGCCTCCGCTTCACCCTGCACCTTCGCAAGAACAG GGACCTGCTGAGCCCAGGCTACACAGAGACCTACACCGCTGCTAACGGCTCGGAGGTGACAGAGCTGCTGCACGGGCAG GACCATTGCCTCTACCAGGGCTATGTGGAGGGCCACCTGCACTCGGCCGCCAGCCTCAGCACCTGTGCCGGCCTCAG gggTTTCTTCCGGGCGGGCTCCGCCATCCACCTGATCGAGCCCTTGGATGGGGTTGAGGAGGGGCGGCACATGCTGTACCAGGCGGAGCACCTGCTGCCCAAGGCTGGGACCTGTGGGGTCAGCAACGCCAGCCTGGACAGCCTGCTGGGGCCTCGGGTCTCGCCAGCCTTCAGGCCCCGG AATGGGCCGCTGTCCCGAGAGACCCGCTATGTGGAGCTGTTCGTGGTCACGGACACTGCAGAG TtccagaagtggaggagcagagaGGCCGTGCAGAGGCGGGTGCTGGAGGTGGTCAACCACGTGGACAAG CTGTACCAGGACCTGAACATGCGGGTGGTGCTGGTGGGTCTGGAGATGTGGGTGGCCCGGGACGGCTTCCGGGTCAGCCCCCAGGCCAACGACACACTGGAGGCCTTCCTCCACTGGCGGGCACAGCACCTGCTGGGGAAGCCGCATGACAACGCTCAGCTCATCAC GGGGGTCGACTTCTCTGGGACCACCGTGGGGCTGGCTAAGGTGTCTTCCATGTGCACCTTCCACTCGGGGGCTGTGAACCAG GACCACAGCCAGAACCCTGTCGGTGTGGCGTCCACCATGGCCCATGAGCTGGGCCACAACCTGGGCATGAATCATGACGAGAACATCCAGGGCTGCTActgccctgtccccagggagACTGGTGGCTGCATCATGGCCTCCAGCATCAG CTCCAGGTTCCCCAGGATGTTCAGCCACTGTAGCCAGACCGACCTGGAGACCTTCCTGGAGGGGCCGCAGACGGGCTGCCTGGCCAATGCCCCCGACCCCCGCCGGCTGGTGGGCGGCCCCACCTGCGGGAACCGGTTTGTGGAGCAGGGGGAGCAGTGTGACTGCGGCCCCCCCCAG GCCTGTGGGAACCGCTGCTGCAATGCCACCACCTGCCAGCTGGTCGAGGGGGCCATGTGTGCCCACGGTGCCTGCTGCCACGAGTGCCAG GTGAAGCCGGCGGGCGAGCCGTGTCGCCCCTCGAAGGATGCGTGTGACCTGGAGGAATTCTGTGACGGCCAGCAGCCCGCGTGCCCCGAGGATGAGTTCCAGGAGAACGGCACCCCCTGCCCCGGGGGCTTCTGCTACAATGGGCACTGCCCCTCACTGGCCCAGCGCTGCCAGGAGCTGTGGGGGCCAG gtgcacgGGCAGCCCTGGACACCTGCTTCACCTACAGCATCTCCCCAGGATGCCAGGGCAGGATCCCCTCCGGCTTGGGCCA ggTCGACTGGTGTGGCGTCCTGTTCTGTGAGGGGGGGCTGCAGCCCCCGACACGCAGGTCCTGCACCCTCACCTCCCACTCGGCGACCTGCCAGGCTCTGTTCACGGAGGACTCCAGTGCCTACGAGGCCGTGCCCCAGGGCACCCGGTGTGGCCCGGGCAAG GTCTGCTGGGATGGACGCTGCCAGGGCCTCCATGTCTACAGATCCCGGAACTGCTCCGCCCAGTGCCACAACCACGGG GTCTGCAACCACAAGCGGGAGTGTCACTGCCAGGCAGGCTGGGCCCCGCCCCACTGCGCAGAGCCACTGACCGACAGGCGCACAG CCTCCAGGAGACTTCCGATCAGCGTGCTGGTGGCCCTGGTGCTCCTGGCAGCTGGGGTGGCCGCGCTGGCAGGCGGCATCAGCTACTGCAAGGCTTGGTACCGCGCTCACGGGAG GAGCACAGCGCCCAAGGCCACTGTGGGGCTCTCCAACCCCCTCTTCCAGCAGCGGGGCCGAGCCCCggaccccagccagggccccgcAGAGCTGGTCTCCCCCAGCCAGCCTCCCAGGCCCGCAGCTTCCTCTGTGACCCCTCAGAGGCCCCCCCCTGCT CCTCCAGCCGCTGtgtccaggctgcccctccccgTTCCTGTCTACACCCAGCAGGCGCCAGACCAG CTGAGACCTGCCCCGCCCACCAAGCCCCTCCCAGGGCTGAAGCCCAGGCAG GTCCTGAAGCCCACCTGTACACCCCCATTGCCACCAgtgaaggccagggctggggaggttCCTGCTGCCATGACCCAGGTGAGcccaggccgggggtggggggtgggctctgtcccctgtcagggtgctgcccctcccccacgtgGGCTGGCTGTGCCACTGCCCTGCAGGGCTGCCTTCAGTGGCCATCTCACGAACTCTGGTGGTTATCTGATAAAAGCAGAGACCTCATCAGCTAAGGCTCATTTGACATCTGAGGACTTCCCAGACTGTGGCTTCTGCTGCTGCcggttttgcctttttcccttGCTGGTGTGA